CGGTTTGTTGTGCCGGAATCACCAACGCGAGAACTCAGGCCCGAACATCCGGAGCACACCGCGTGACAGATGGGAGGATCAGCATGGACTGGCAGGCCGCTGCTCGTGAGGTACTCGCCCGGCTGGATACTCTTGAACAGGAGTTAGTCGAACTGGCCTGTGGGGTCGTCAATGTCCCGAGCCCCCCCGGGTACGAAAAGGACGTGTGCGAGTTCATCGCCGGGTGGCTGAACGAACGCGGCATTGCCGCTTACGTCCAGGAGGTGGAGCCGACACGCGGCAATGTGGTCGGGACTCTGGCGGGCACCGGCGGAGGAAAGAGCGTCACGTTCAACAGCCACATGGACACCACGTTCGTTGGCACCGTGGCGGAGGACTTGCCCATCCTCGGCCGTCCCGAGGCGATCGCCGGACCGGCCGCGGAGGTCAGAGACGCCGTGATCTACGGGCTCGGCATCTTCAACGATAAAGGTCCCTTTGTTAGCGCCTGTATTGCCGCCCGGGCGATCCAGCTCAGCGGGGTCAAGCTACACGGCGACGTCGTGCTGGCCGGCGTGGCGGGGGAGATTGGTCGCGGTCAAGTCGGTCCGTACAAGGGACCAGGGACGCGCGGTAAGGGTGAGGGCACACGGTTCCTGCTGCATGCCGGCGTCTGGACTGATTACGCGGTGGTCTGCGAGGGCGGTTCTGTTTGGGCGGTTTCCTGGGCACTACCCGGAGCCGCCTACTTCCGAATTAGCACGCACGGGATCCCGCAGTATGCACCGATGAACGACCGATCCGCCCCCTCGGTGCAAGAAAATAAGAACGCTATCGTCAAGTTGGCCCATCTCTTAATCGCGCTCGAGGCCTGGGCGGATCGCTACGAGGCGGAGAATCGCTTTGACACCCCCTGCGGGCAGATCGAACCTCGGGTCACCCTTGGCGCGATCGACGGCGGACTCCCGTACAAACCCAACTGGCGTCCGGGCATTGCCAACGTCTACGTCGATGTTCGCATCCCCCCGAACCGGACGCCCCTCCATGTAAAAAGAGAGGTCGAGCAGGTGGTCGCGGCCACAGGTCTCAGCAGCGAGGTCTTCATGTACCTCGGGCGCATGGGCTACGTCGCGCAAAATGCCGGTCCGGTGGCGGCGGCCGTCACCGCCGCGCACACGCATGTCTTTAGCCAGCCTCCCAGCCCTCCGACATGGATCGAGCTCAGCATGTGGAATGATTCCAACGTCTACGCGGAACTGGGAATCCCGGTGGTGAAGTACGGCCCCGCATGGGCCGGTGGCGATTTTCTCCCGGAGCGGCTGGCGATTGCCGATCTGATGCGAGCGGCCCGGGTCTACGCTCTGACGTCCCTCCAGCTGTGCGGCGTGGCAAAAGCGTGAGGAGTCGATGAGCGGGATTCTGAACCTCCGTGTCCTGAGCGCGTCACAGGTCAAGAGCCTCGCGTCGATGCGCGAGGCGATCGAGATTCAGAAAGAAGCGTTTGCCCTACAGGCCGGTGGAGCAAGCGTGTCCGGGCTCAGGCACTGGCTCGACAGGAAGGATGACGATCCCCCCTGCCTCGTGGGGTTCCTCCCCGCGTTTCTGACCGATGGGCGGGGATACGGAGTCAAGATCGTCTCGGATTTCTATAGGCTACGGGGATCAGAGACGCCGCACATGATGGCCATCGTCGTCGTCTGCGACGGGAACACCGGGGCCCCCCGGGCCGTCATCGAAGGTGGCCACCTCACCGACCTCCGGACCGGCGCCACGACGGGAGTGGCTGTTGACCTGCTTGCCCGCCGGGACGCCCGCGTTGCCACGATTTTCGGAGCGGGGCGGATGGCGCGGAATCAGATGGAGGCGATCTGCGAGGTGAGGGACCTCGAGACGATCTGGGTGTGCAGCCGGACGGAGGCGCGGGCCAGGGCCTACATCACGGATTTGCAGGTCAAAGGCGGCCGCATCCCACGCGACATTCGTCTCGCGGCGTCGGCGAAACAGGGCCTCGAGGCATCAGACATAATCGTAACGGCAACGACCGCGGAGAGACCGTTGTTTGACGGCCGGGACCTACGGCCCGGGACATGCGTCGTGGCGGGTGGCGCATCTCGTGAGATCGACAGCGAGACCCTTCACCGCGCGGGAAAGCTTGTTGCGGATATGAAGGAGACCGTGGCGCACACGCCGGTCTTCACGGTCCCCATTGGTGAAGGAATCATAAGAGAAGACGACGTCGCCGAGCTGGGCGAGCTGGTTTTGGGCACGAGGCCGGGCCGTGAAACGGCAGAGGAAATAACCTTCTGCAAGACCCAAGGCGTCCCGGCGCAGGATCTGGTGACTGCGCAATACATCCTCCGCAAAGCGGAGGAGCGCGGCGTGGGGGCACTGATTCCGCTCCTGTGAGGCCCGCGCGGGACGAACAAGAGGGGAAAGAACGGGGTTTGCGTTTTTGCACTGAACCGGTCTGAGGGTGATCACCCCCAAACCGCCCGAGCTTGCTCTCGACGCAACCGCGTGGGTATATGAGCGGTTTAACTGCACCAATATCTCTATTACAAAAAATCAATTGTAGAGCATGAACATCACGGACAAGGAGCTACTCCAGGCTTTGGAATTCCTCAGCAATGTCATGATCGCTGTTGCAACAGGCGGGCCCGCACCGATGAGGTTGATGAAGACAGGGACCCAGACTACGGTACGTGAGCGAAGGAAGGTAGTGCACCCCCCTCGCTAGTGGCGACGAAGGTGGTCTTGTTTGTTTGAAAGTGGACCGGATCATGACGAGACCCGATGGTCTTGTGCAAACCGCTGACATCGCCGCGAGTGTCACATTTAGCCCGAAACGAGGCCGCGTTCGGCAAAGCTCCCTCTGGCTCCTCGGGGGAGGATATGCACCCCAACGGGGGCCAGGGAATCGGATCTTCCCCACAAATCT
The window above is part of the bacterium genome. Proteins encoded here:
- a CDS encoding M20/M25/M40 family metallo-hydrolase, producing MTDGRISMDWQAAAREVLARLDTLEQELVELACGVVNVPSPPGYEKDVCEFIAGWLNERGIAAYVQEVEPTRGNVVGTLAGTGGGKSVTFNSHMDTTFVGTVAEDLPILGRPEAIAGPAAEVRDAVIYGLGIFNDKGPFVSACIAARAIQLSGVKLHGDVVLAGVAGEIGRGQVGPYKGPGTRGKGEGTRFLLHAGVWTDYAVVCEGGSVWAVSWALPGAAYFRISTHGIPQYAPMNDRSAPSVQENKNAIVKLAHLLIALEAWADRYEAENRFDTPCGQIEPRVTLGAIDGGLPYKPNWRPGIANVYVDVRIPPNRTPLHVKREVEQVVAATGLSSEVFMYLGRMGYVAQNAGPVAAAVTAAHTHVFSQPPSPPTWIELSMWNDSNVYAELGIPVVKYGPAWAGGDFLPERLAIADLMRAARVYALTSLQLCGVAKA